A window from Pedosphaera parvula Ellin514 encodes these proteins:
- a CDS encoding Hint domain-containing homing endonuclease: protein MNQTRSTIALENIEEVLAAETSPKWATLAGQQQYFTPNELRDYCVSHLRTKSPVTVIDPQCGEGALVKGLGGWGTTRYGIDIDNRIEGEDIKLITGNFMKVWEVIKDLSGIYNMRWAMGNANPPFGKRWKDDDGKMIDSTDATWKFLTEHCNTGYFISNHKTIERLGIDKHPWVYKYETKASVWNQCEVVVGIVWYENSAKSSATHYHELNTAWERVKEIIDEEATNRPKFNIYLDRAGYLQTYLSVRTTVKRRIGRDEILRLHRVKDCHPLTLTTEKETRDLMKELVGCGLYTIEPAAKSAIEQALADVHKVQCPIMPVTDFERVAYADEEEHLECHTTVHNDKMHFTAGMKYPVVTGTYTFRTVFKRNKVHWNEESKTMFTKEHECSLSGSDRYIAICDDNEKPCKFMDKAGQDEFDESFLWMIFKKPEVRTVVELFPDRYEQNLSILKSCEMLAGYNYYAGQTPYLARVASKDYGLVAGATGCHEKGAMILLADGSVKKVEDVRVGDELQGWDGTPRRVLELRRGQDEMMRIVPTKGEPFVVNINHILTLVRTNKSRNEASKATVIDVSVKDWLSWNTTQKHIHKLFRVPVQWPEVRQPITPYFLGLLLGDGFLKEGQLSFSKPDPETEQFVRLHSRRNGWGIRKSQRGPGNPTFHFTKCDSLRRSLFRLGLAGKHSGNKFIPEVFKVCSINQRLEVLAGLMDTDGSLSCGGYDYISKSRQLAEDVAFVARSVGLAAYIKPCVKSCQGGFCGTYYRVSISGNCNMIPCRIARRKAPVRKQKKDVLRTGFKVERLGRDDYYGFTITGDGRYVMGDFTVTHNTGKTLMAISLLAMKGPKRALIVAPQGTMRSSEMGEEEDEESQEYNASQWVSEIAQFAPFLQIWEIFCLEDYQRIKAQNGGELPSGVYVTYYQAMFQNGARESAADKWDDEKLNAMFPDEGYAKLPLIEGRGNEAHWCNTIGKEHHGIRCVLQPSLSTIIGHEFDMVMLDEAHLCTNLSANVTQIMIRLQPRYRYALTATPIPNIVSNLFSLCGWLAVSHWFMGNRRNAAWPYARHELGRFNETFLSEERDETQEQMNRAADKKWKGKCVKTSPIISSPARLLKLLKPIMAYISKKECNPNYQDAKVIDVRVPMGVEQSRLYGHFLNRSNVPGRHPLIRARRQTAYLRAICADPAGFEKSPPGMKVKSNMNPKTVAIMELVREIMGQGEQVVIISARVGQTDTLMRLLTEAGVKVSRIDSKVPASQHSYQANLFKKGKTQVMLMGIKCAAAHSFSQCKYEIIGSLEYSNGPLDQAKGRVDRVNSRPGVTIYVILHARSIEETQFDVVATKQDAATICLMGKRVPRGFKPVDMSEVLANSISRFDVSGASPESECELAWPKLRSAIKDSLLVTTAQ, encoded by the coding sequence ATGAACCAAACAAGAAGCACCATCGCGTTAGAGAACATCGAGGAAGTCCTGGCAGCGGAGACATCGCCCAAGTGGGCAACGCTGGCCGGACAACAGCAATACTTCACGCCCAATGAGCTGAGGGATTACTGCGTCAGTCACCTCAGAACCAAGTCCCCCGTCACCGTCATTGATCCCCAGTGTGGCGAAGGCGCACTGGTCAAGGGGCTGGGCGGCTGGGGCACCACACGCTACGGCATCGACATCGACAACCGTATCGAAGGCGAGGACATCAAGCTCATCACCGGCAACTTCATGAAGGTCTGGGAAGTCATCAAAGACCTGAGCGGCATCTACAATATGCGCTGGGCCATGGGCAACGCCAACCCGCCATTCGGCAAGCGCTGGAAGGATGATGACGGGAAGATGATTGACTCCACAGACGCGACCTGGAAGTTCCTGACCGAGCATTGCAACACTGGTTACTTCATTAGCAACCACAAGACCATTGAACGCCTGGGCATCGACAAACACCCATGGGTTTATAAATACGAAACCAAGGCTTCCGTCTGGAACCAGTGTGAAGTCGTGGTTGGCATCGTCTGGTATGAGAATTCAGCCAAATCCTCAGCCACTCACTACCATGAGCTGAACACCGCATGGGAGAGAGTGAAGGAAATCATCGACGAAGAGGCAACGAATCGCCCCAAGTTCAACATCTACTTGGACCGCGCTGGTTACCTGCAAACGTATCTGTCAGTCAGGACCACCGTGAAGCGCAGGATCGGACGTGATGAAATCCTCCGGCTGCACCGCGTCAAGGACTGCCATCCCCTCACCCTCACCACCGAAAAGGAAACCCGCGACCTGATGAAGGAGTTGGTGGGCTGCGGACTCTACACCATCGAACCCGCTGCCAAGAGCGCCATTGAGCAGGCGCTGGCAGATGTTCACAAGGTTCAATGTCCCATCATGCCAGTCACCGACTTTGAACGTGTGGCCTACGCTGATGAGGAAGAACACCTGGAGTGTCACACCACCGTCCACAACGACAAGATGCACTTCACCGCTGGCATGAAGTATCCCGTTGTCACCGGCACCTACACGTTCAGGACGGTCTTCAAACGTAACAAGGTCCACTGGAATGAGGAGTCCAAGACCATGTTCACCAAGGAGCACGAATGCAGCCTGTCCGGCTCGGATCGTTACATCGCAATTTGCGATGACAATGAGAAGCCTTGCAAGTTCATGGACAAGGCAGGACAGGATGAGTTCGATGAATCATTCCTCTGGATGATATTCAAGAAGCCGGAAGTCAGAACGGTCGTTGAGCTGTTCCCTGACCGTTACGAGCAGAACCTTTCCATCCTCAAGTCGTGCGAGATGTTGGCTGGCTACAACTACTACGCTGGCCAGACACCGTATCTGGCGCGAGTGGCATCCAAGGATTACGGTTTAGTAGCGGGTGCAACAGGGTGCCACGAGAAAGGCGCTATGATTCTTCTTGCAGACGGTTCAGTTAAGAAAGTGGAAGATGTGCGCGTTGGTGACGAGCTTCAAGGCTGGGATGGAACACCACGCCGAGTTTTGGAATTGCGACGTGGGCAAGATGAAATGATGCGTATTGTTCCAACCAAGGGCGAACCGTTCGTTGTAAACATTAATCACATCCTTACCCTTGTTCGCACAAACAAAAGCCGTAATGAGGCCAGCAAGGCCACCGTAATTGACGTAAGCGTGAAGGATTGGCTGAGTTGGAATACAACCCAGAAACACATCCACAAATTATTTCGAGTGCCAGTCCAATGGCCGGAAGTAAGACAACCGATCACTCCTTATTTCCTCGGCTTGTTGCTTGGCGATGGTTTCTTAAAAGAAGGGCAACTCAGTTTCAGCAAACCCGACCCCGAAACAGAGCAGTTCGTTCGTCTCCACTCGAGGCGTAACGGCTGGGGTATCAGGAAGAGTCAACGAGGACCAGGAAACCCGACGTTTCACTTCACCAAATGCGACAGTCTACGTCGTTCCCTATTTCGATTGGGGTTGGCTGGAAAGCATTCAGGAAACAAGTTCATTCCCGAAGTCTTTAAGGTATGCAGCATAAATCAGCGCCTGGAAGTATTGGCTGGCTTAATGGACACAGATGGGAGCTTGTCCTGCGGGGGATACGACTACATATCCAAGTCTAGGCAACTTGCTGAAGACGTGGCATTTGTTGCCCGTAGCGTTGGTCTGGCCGCTTATATCAAACCGTGCGTCAAAAGCTGTCAGGGTGGATTTTGCGGCACGTATTACCGAGTCAGTATTTCTGGTAATTGCAATATGATACCGTGTCGCATCGCTCGAAGAAAGGCTCCAGTGCGAAAGCAAAAAAAGGACGTCCTACGAACTGGCTTTAAGGTGGAGCGACTGGGCCGTGATGATTATTACGGCTTCACCATTACCGGAGATGGCCGCTACGTGATGGGTGATTTCACAGTCACTCATAACACCGGCAAAACGCTAATGGCAATCAGCCTGCTCGCCATGAAGGGACCAAAGCGTGCGCTCATTGTGGCACCTCAAGGCACCATGCGCTCAAGCGAAATGGGCGAAGAGGAAGATGAGGAGTCCCAGGAATACAACGCCTCCCAGTGGGTGAGCGAGATTGCGCAGTTCGCACCCTTCCTGCAAATCTGGGAAATCTTCTGTCTGGAGGATTACCAGCGGATCAAGGCGCAGAACGGTGGAGAGCTACCGTCCGGCGTGTATGTCACCTACTATCAAGCCATGTTCCAGAACGGAGCCAGGGAGAGCGCGGCTGACAAGTGGGACGATGAGAAGCTGAACGCGATGTTCCCAGACGAAGGCTACGCCAAGCTGCCATTGATTGAAGGTCGTGGCAATGAAGCGCACTGGTGCAATACCATTGGCAAGGAACACCACGGCATTCGTTGCGTGCTGCAACCATCCCTGTCCACCATTATCGGGCATGAGTTCGACATGGTGATGCTGGATGAAGCTCACCTTTGCACCAACCTGTCTGCGAACGTGACGCAAATCATGATCCGCTTGCAGCCCAGGTATCGCTACGCACTCACTGCCACACCCATCCCCAACATCGTGAGCAACCTGTTCTCGTTGTGCGGTTGGTTGGCAGTGTCGCATTGGTTCATGGGTAACAGGCGTAACGCGGCATGGCCGTATGCACGTCACGAGCTGGGCAGGTTCAACGAGACATTCCTGAGCGAGGAACGCGACGAGACACAGGAGCAAATGAACAGGGCGGCTGACAAGAAATGGAAGGGCAAATGCGTCAAGACATCGCCCATCATCTCCAGCCCAGCGCGACTGCTCAAGCTGCTCAAGCCAATCATGGCCTACATCAGCAAGAAGGAATGCAACCCGAACTACCAGGACGCGAAGGTAATCGACGTGCGTGTTCCAATGGGTGTGGAGCAATCCCGTCTGTATGGTCACTTCCTGAACCGGAGCAACGTACCGGGTCGGCATCCTTTGATCCGCGCAAGGAGACAGACCGCCTACCTTCGCGCCATCTGTGCGGACCCTGCTGGGTTTGAGAAGTCACCGCCTGGGATGAAGGTCAAGAGCAACATGAATCCCAAGACCGTTGCCATCATGGAGCTGGTCAGGGAAATCATGGGACAAGGCGAGCAAGTGGTAATCATCAGCGCTCGCGTCGGTCAGACGGATACTTTGATGAGGCTGCTGACAGAGGCCGGCGTCAAGGTTTCGCGCATCGACTCAAAGGTGCCAGCCAGCCAGCACAGCTATCAGGCAAACCTGTTCAAGAAAGGAAAGACACAGGTGATGCTCATGGGTATCAAGTGCGCGGCAGCGCATTCGTTCAGCCAGTGCAAATACGAAATCATTGGCTCACTCGAATACAGCAACGGACCATTGGACCAGGCTAAGGGCCGAGTGGACCGTGTGAACAGCAGGCCAGGTGTAACCATCTACGTCATCCTTCACGCTCGCAGCATCGAAGAAACACAGTTCGATGTCGTGGCAACCAAGCAGGACGCGGCTACGATCTGCCTCATGGGCAAGCGAGTCCCGCGAGGCTTCAAGCCGGTTGACATGTCGGAAGTATTGGCAAACTCCATATCCCGTTTCGACGTGAGTGGTGCATCGCCTGAGTCAGAGTGCGAACTTGCCTGGCCAAAACTTAGATCAGCCATCAAGGACAGTTTGTTGGTCACTACTGCTCAATAG